A genome region from Natronobeatus ordinarius includes the following:
- a CDS encoding ArsR/SmtB family transcription factor: MGPGDETVRTIGELLADECTLTILRETITEPMAADELSDVCEVSPQTVYRRLEALVEHDLVEKDLQLDADGHHYNVYTATLDRIVVDLTTDGFELRVSRRNRMADRFTTFVDEVRDR; encoded by the coding sequence ATGGGACCAGGGGACGAAACGGTACGCACGATCGGTGAGCTGCTCGCAGACGAGTGTACACTGACGATTCTCCGGGAAACGATCACCGAACCAATGGCCGCCGACGAACTCAGCGACGTTTGCGAGGTTTCGCCGCAGACCGTCTACCGCCGACTCGAGGCGTTAGTCGAACACGATCTGGTCGAGAAAGACCTACAGCTGGACGCCGATGGCCACCACTACAACGTCTACACGGCGACGCTCGACCGAATCGTCGTCGACCTCACGACGGACGGATTCGAACTGCGCGTTTCCCGGCGTAACCGGATGGCCGACCGCTTTACGACGTTCGTCGACGAGGTGAGGGATCGATGA
- a CDS encoding DUF7521 family protein — protein MTPLVLSPQLQGMIAFALTIVSTILGLAIGYLALRGYLQSRKRPMLFIAVGFFLVFWTPVLLLAGPLFVTVFGEFLYGILGEVSRVLGLLCILYGLWTPVDRTE, from the coding sequence ATGACGCCGCTCGTTCTCAGTCCGCAGCTTCAGGGGATGATCGCGTTCGCGCTGACCATCGTCTCGACGATACTCGGACTCGCGATCGGGTACCTCGCCCTTCGAGGGTACTTACAGAGTCGGAAACGGCCGATGTTGTTCATCGCAGTCGGGTTCTTCCTCGTCTTCTGGACACCGGTCCTCCTCCTCGCCGGACCGTTGTTCGTGACGGTGTTCGGGGAGTTTCTCTACGGCATCCTCGGCGAAGTGAGCCGCGTTCTCGGATTACTGTGTATCCTGTACGGACTGTGGACGCCGGTCGACCGCACCGAGTGA
- a CDS encoding multidrug transporter: MTVLLHRSASRLGTAVGILAVAVAIVGTRFFGWEWGATDQLAPLVVGIVAAVAAGIVVLRAIGN; encoded by the coding sequence ATGACCGTACTATTGCACCGGAGTGCGTCGAGACTCGGTACCGCAGTCGGCATCCTCGCCGTCGCCGTCGCGATCGTCGGTACCCGATTCTTCGGCTGGGAGTGGGGGGCAACCGATCAGCTGGCCCCGCTCGTGGTCGGAATCGTCGCCGCCGTCGCTGCCGGAATCGTCGTGTTACGCGCGATCGGCAACTGA